A window of Carassius carassius chromosome 44, fCarCar2.1, whole genome shotgun sequence contains these coding sequences:
- the LOC132126726 gene encoding WAS/WASL-interacting protein family member 2-like isoform X1 yields MPIPPPPPPPGPPPPPSSSQANASPPKLNRDDAKGRGALLSDICKGAKLKKATVVNDRSAPIIENAGGRGGSGGGGGGGGGGGGGGGGGGGGFGGGSGPMAMGGLFSGGVPKLRPVGDSSVGRSALRPPGSRPAVPRGTSHSEPDGPVRGNGGHSSPSEQSRNQRPSVPDISKPSAPSSSSKPTGSAPHPPPFNRGGNRGPSSAQQGSGAHSREKPLPPPPASKGPPPPPSSARDGHPRHPPLSSRSSSSSSSSSNAPPPPPYRQPTNTSNGDPPPDLPQRRNSLNKRSHGNANVRSQAPPPPPPAQQNRRPPPPSRDPVVRSTAPQVPPPGNRNGVRETPPPPPPYRIGQQTSSEPPSRGKPPPLSSAGRQHSGHAPPPPPPLRNGHTSSAPRSLLDDFESKYDFHPIEDFPPPEEYRPFPKIYPSQSNKVRGAPPLPPVGGK; encoded by the exons ATGCCtattcctcctcctccccctccaccTGGACCTCCACCGCCCCCCAGCTCTAGCCAG GCAAACGCCTCACCTCCAAAACTAAATCGAGATGACGCTAAAGGAAGAGGAGCTCTGCTGTCAGACATCTGCAAAGGCGCTAAACTGAAGAAGGCCACTGTGGTCAATGACAGAAGTGCACCTATCATCGAAA ATGCTGGAGGTCGAGGTGGCAgtggtggtggtggaggagggggaggaggaggaggaggaggaggaggaggaggaggaggaggatttgGAGGTGGTTCTGGGCCAATGGCCATGGGAGGATTGTTCAGTGGAGGAGTGCCTAAACTACGACCAGTCGGAG ACAGCTCTGTAGGACGGTCAGCGCTGCGGCCGCCTGGCTCTCGGCCTGCGGTCCCTCGTGGCACGAGTCATTCTGAACCGGACGGACCTGTCCGTGGCAATGGAGGCCATTCGTCACCTTCGGAACAGTCACGAAATCAACGTCCATCCGTGCCAGACATCTCCAAACCGTCTGCTCCCAGCAGCTCCTCAAAACCCACCGGCTCCGCTCCGCATCCACCACCATTTAATCGCGGGGGCAATCGCGGGCCCTCCTCAGCCCAACAGGGTTCTGGGGCACACAGTCGTGAGAAACCCCTTCCACCACCACCTGCAAGCAAGGGGCCTCCACCGCCGCCATCTTCTGCTCGAGATGGGCATCCTAGACACCCCCCTCTTTCATCTCgttcctcttcatcctcctcctcttcctcaaacgcacctccacctcctccttaTCGTCAGCCCACTAATACTTCAAATGGTGACCCGCCCCCCGATTTGCCACAAAGGCGAAACTCACTGAACAAGAGAAGCCATGGCAATGCTAACGTCCGTAGCCaggctcctcctcctccacccccTGCCCAGCAGAACAGAAGACCTCCGCCGCCATCACGAGATCCAGTGGTGCGCAGCACAG CTCCTCAGGTTCCTCCTCCTGGAAATCGTAACGGGGTTCGAGAAACACCACCCCCTCCTCCTCCTTATCGCATCGGGCAACAGACGTCCTCTGAGCCTCCTAGTCGAGGGAAGCCCCCTCCTCTGTCCTCTGCTGGACGTCAGCATTCAGGACACgcacctccacctcctccacctcTCCGTAATGGACATACGTCATCTGCCCCCAGATCCTTGCTTG ATGATTTTGAGTCCAAGTACGACTTCCACCCTATAGAGGACTTTCCCCCACCTGAAGAATACAGACCCTTCCCGAAGATCTACCCCAGCCAAAGCAACAAGG TGAGAGGCGCTCCTCCACTGCCTCCTGTTGGAGGGAAGTGA
- the LOC132126723 gene encoding junction plakoglobin-like, which produces MEMHMAEAPGSMKVTEWQQSYYGTDSGIQSGAATVRSDEDGTEYSSKKFTYSATFTENPADVESQYNMTRTQRIRAAMFPETVMEGTAVLSTQMDPSQQTNVQKLAEPSQQLKAAIIHLINYQDDAELATRAIPELTKLLNDEDQVVVNKAAMIVNQLTRKDASRRALMQSPQMVAAVVRAMQNTSDMETTRATASILHNLSHQREGLLAIFKSGGIPALVRMLSSPMDSVLFYAITTLHNLLLHQEGAKMAVRLADGLQRMVPLLKKSNNKFLAITTDCLQLLSYGNQESKLIILANGGPEGLVNIMRTSNYEKLLWTTSRVLKVLSVCPSNKPAIVDAGGMQALGKHLSKNSSGQRLTQNCLWTLRNLSDAATKQDGMENLLQVLVGLLSSDDINMLTCATGILSNLTCNNTRNKTQVTQSNGVEALIHTILRAGSKQDVIEPAVCALRHLTSRHPEAEAAQNAVRTYYGIPAIVKLLNQPYYWPVIKAVVGLIRNLALCPANQTPLRDAEAIPKLVTLLTKAHQDAQKHGSSAQQSYQDGVRMEEIVEGCTGALQIMARDPVNKVTIASMDTIPLFVQLLYSPLDNVKRVTAGVLCELALDKQSAEIIDSEGASAPLMELLHSSNEGIATYAAAVLFRISEDKNPDYKKRVSVELTHSLFKHDPAAWEMAHNTMMEPGLPEDELDGYGPVGYQGYPDGMHMDGMQLDPEMPEDFVQGMTYNSMPRGYPEY; this is translated from the exons ATGGAAATGCACA TGGCAGAAGCCCCAGGATCAATGAAGGTCACAGAGTGGCAGCAGTCGTATTATGGGACAGATTCAGGCATCCAGTCAGGAGCCGCTACGGTTCGCTCAGATGAAGATGGAACAGAGTACAGCAGCAAGAAATTCACCTACAGCGCCACATTCACAGAGAACCCTGCAG ACGTGGAGTCTCAATATAACATGACTCGGACCCAGCGCATACGAGCGGCCATGTTTCCTGAGACAGTGATGGAGGGAACGGCCGTCCTTTCCACACAGATGGATCCGTCCCAGCAGACCAATGTACAGAAGCTGGCCGAACCGTCTCAGCAGCTCAAAGCCGCCATCATTCATCTCATCAACTACCAGGACGACGCCGAACTCGCCACCCGTGCCATTCCAGAGCTCACCAAACTCCTCAACGATGAGGACCAG GTCGTGGTGAATAAGGCAGCAATGATCGTGAACCAGCTGACCCGCAAGGATGCGTCCCGCCGGGCTCTGATGCAGTCCCCGCAGATGGTGGCCGCTGTCGTGAGAGCCATGCAGAACACGTCTGACATGGAGACGACCCGCGCCACAGCCAGCATCCTGCACAACCTTTCACACCAGCGCGAGGGGCTGCTCGCCATCTTCAAATCAGGAGGCATTCCCGCTCTGGTGCGCATGCTGAG CTCTCCGATGGATTCGGTTCTTTTCTATGCCATCACCACCCTGCACAACCTGCTTCTGCATCAGGAGGGAGCCAAGATGGCGGTGCGTCTGGCAGACGGTCTGCAGAGGATGGTTCCCCTGCTGAAGAAAAGCAACAACAAGTTTCTGGCCATCACCACAGACTGCCTACAGCTGCTTTCCTATGGCAACCAGGAGAGCAAG CTAATTATCCTGGCTAACGGTGGCCCTGAGGGTCTGGTGAACATCATGAGGACCAGTAACTATGAGAAGCTGCTGTGGACCACTAGCCGTGTGCTCAAAGTGCTCTCAGTCTGTCCTAGTAACAAACCCGCTATTGTAGATGCTG GTGGAATGCAGGCTCTTGGTAAGCATCTCAGTAAGAACAGCTCTGGTCAGCGTCTGACGCAAAACTGCCTGTGGACCTTGAGAAACTTGTCAGATGCTGCAACCAAACAG GACGGTATGGAAAATCTGCTCCAAGTGCTGGTCGGCCTGCTGTCCTCTGATGACATCAACATGCTGACCTGTGCCACAGGCATCCTGTCCAACCTCACCTGCAACAACACACGCAACAAAACACAGGTGACCCAGAGTAACGGCGTGGAGGCTCTGATTCACACCATCCTGAGGGCCGGATCAAAACAAGACGTGATCGAGCCAGCTGTCTGCGCCCTGCGTCACCTGACCAGCCGGCATCCAGAGGCCGAGGCCGCGCAGAATGCCGTTCGAACGTATTACGGCATCCCAGCTATTGTCAAACTGCTCAATCAGCCCTACTACTGGCCAGTCATAAAG GCTGTGGTTGGTCTGATCCGTAACCTGGCACTGTGTCCAGCCAATCAGACTCCTTTGAGAGATGCCGAAGCCATTCCCAAACTGGTCACTTTGCTTACGAAAGCTCATCAAGATGCACAGAAACACGGTTCATCTGCTCAACAATCATACCAG GATGGAGTGAGAATGGAGGAGATTGTGGAGGGCTGCACTGGTGCTCTGCAAATCATGGCCAGAGATCCTGTTAACAAAGTCACCATCGCCAGCATGGACACCATTCCTCTGTTTGTTCAG CTGTTGTATTCTCCACTGGATAACGTCAAGCGTGTGACAGCTGGAGTTTTGTGTGAACTGGCTCTGGACAAACAGTCGGCTGAGATCATTGATTCTGAAGGAGCCAGTGCTCCTCTCATGGAGCTCCTTCACTCCAGCAACGAAGGGATTG cCACCTATGCTGCTGCGGTTCTCTTCAGAATTTCTGAGGACAAAAACCCAGACTATAAGAAACGAGTATCAGTGGAGCTCACGCACTCGCTCTTCAAACACGACCCTGCTGCTTGGGAGATG GCACACAACACCATGATGGAACCAGGTCTTCCAGAGGATG AGCTTGATGGATACGGCCCTGTGGGATATCAAGGATACCCTGACGGCATGCATATGGACGGTATGCAGCTAGATCCAGAAATGCCAGAGGATTTTGTGCAAGGCATGACTTACAACTCCATGCCCAGAGGCTACCCAGAGTACTAA
- the LOC132126726 gene encoding WAS/WASL-interacting protein family member 2-like isoform X2, producing the protein MPIPPPPPPPGPPPPPSSSQANASPPKLNRDDAKGRGALLSDICKGAKLKKATVVNDRSAPIIESTGGGGGGGGGGGGGGGGGGGGFGGGSGPMAMGGLFSGGVPKLRPVGDSSVGRSALRPPGSRPAVPRGTSHSEPDGPVRGNGGHSSPSEQSRNQRPSVPDISKPSAPSSSSKPTGSAPHPPPFNRGGNRGPSSAQQGSGAHSREKPLPPPPASKGPPPPPSSARDGHPRHPPLSSRSSSSSSSSSNAPPPPPYRQPTNTSNGDPPPDLPQRRNSLNKRSHGNANVRSQAPPPPPPAQQNRRPPPPSRDPVVRSTAPQVPPPGNRNGVRETPPPPPPYRIGQQTSSEPPSRGKPPPLSSAGRQHSGHAPPPPPPLRNGHTSSAPRSLLDDFESKYDFHPIEDFPPPEEYRPFPKIYPSQSNKVRGAPPLPPVGGK; encoded by the exons ATGCCtattcctcctcctccccctccaccTGGACCTCCACCGCCCCCCAGCTCTAGCCAG GCAAACGCCTCACCTCCAAAACTAAATCGAGATGACGCTAAAGGAAGAGGAGCTCTGCTGTCAGACATCTGCAAAGGCGCTAAACTGAAGAAGGCCACTGTGGTCAATGACAGAAGTGCACCTATCATCGAAAGTAC tggtggtggtggaggagggggaggaggaggaggaggaggaggaggaggaggaggaggaggatttgGAGGTGGTTCTGGGCCAATGGCCATGGGAGGATTGTTCAGTGGAGGAGTGCCTAAACTACGACCAGTCGGAG ACAGCTCTGTAGGACGGTCAGCGCTGCGGCCGCCTGGCTCTCGGCCTGCGGTCCCTCGTGGCACGAGTCATTCTGAACCGGACGGACCTGTCCGTGGCAATGGAGGCCATTCGTCACCTTCGGAACAGTCACGAAATCAACGTCCATCCGTGCCAGACATCTCCAAACCGTCTGCTCCCAGCAGCTCCTCAAAACCCACCGGCTCCGCTCCGCATCCACCACCATTTAATCGCGGGGGCAATCGCGGGCCCTCCTCAGCCCAACAGGGTTCTGGGGCACACAGTCGTGAGAAACCCCTTCCACCACCACCTGCAAGCAAGGGGCCTCCACCGCCGCCATCTTCTGCTCGAGATGGGCATCCTAGACACCCCCCTCTTTCATCTCgttcctcttcatcctcctcctcttcctcaaacgcacctccacctcctccttaTCGTCAGCCCACTAATACTTCAAATGGTGACCCGCCCCCCGATTTGCCACAAAGGCGAAACTCACTGAACAAGAGAAGCCATGGCAATGCTAACGTCCGTAGCCaggctcctcctcctccacccccTGCCCAGCAGAACAGAAGACCTCCGCCGCCATCACGAGATCCAGTGGTGCGCAGCACAG CTCCTCAGGTTCCTCCTCCTGGAAATCGTAACGGGGTTCGAGAAACACCACCCCCTCCTCCTCCTTATCGCATCGGGCAACAGACGTCCTCTGAGCCTCCTAGTCGAGGGAAGCCCCCTCCTCTGTCCTCTGCTGGACGTCAGCATTCAGGACACgcacctccacctcctccacctcTCCGTAATGGACATACGTCATCTGCCCCCAGATCCTTGCTTG ATGATTTTGAGTCCAAGTACGACTTCCACCCTATAGAGGACTTTCCCCCACCTGAAGAATACAGACCCTTCCCGAAGATCTACCCCAGCCAAAGCAACAAGG TGAGAGGCGCTCCTCCACTGCCTCCTGTTGGAGGGAAGTGA
- the LOC132126724 gene encoding cell division control protein 6 homolog has protein sequence MPSTRSQNQPTLQFPRRKSCRLGSRPKSSSEKAADVQTTPLSPRKTNVGDSLGVCLSPRNSVLKNSSSSERLPLSPRKRTGDENGCNLPASVLGSPPKQRCAPLCSPRKLSFNENTPVFSSAKIPLSPILHPLPKRLQETPCSNPIPCTEGKLPSTRLFPVKKSGYQSVKQALHTAVPERLLSREAERAAIVSFLENQVVADKPSSLYISGAPGTGKSACLNCVLQEQKALLKGVQTVLVNCMNLRSSHAIFPLLGERLGVPKGNSEARLEKLLTSSGPTVLLVLDEMDQLDSKSQEVLYTIFEWPYLPSSRVCLIGIANALDLTDRILPRLQAKPHCRPKLLNFPPYSREELNAIVQDRLTQVSGEGVLDAAAVQFCARKVSAVSGDARKVLDICRRAVEIVEAADRSKMASEPAASPKVSRVGVPQVAQVLSEVYGDRMASSSGDGESFPLQQKLLVCCLLLIIRNGKSKEVQLGKLCEAYSKQCKQRQVGGVGQTECLSLCSLLESRGIFTLKKAKEARLTKISLKIEERDVENALKDRTLLGSILAAGLP, from the exons atgccCAGCACTCGCTCACAGAATCAGCCCACCCTTCAGTTTCCCCGAAGAAAGTCTTGCAGATTGGGTTCTCGGCCTAAAAGCTCCTCTGAGAAAGCAGCGGACGTCCAGACCACCCCTCTGTCCCCTAGAAAGACAAATGTGGGAGATTCGCTTGGCGTCTGTCTGTCTCCCAGGAACTCTGTGTTGAAAAACAGCTCTTCGTCTGAGAGGCTGCCCTTGAGTCCTCGCAAACGCACAG GTGATGAGAACGGCTGTAACCTCCCGGCCTCTGTGCTTGGCTCTCCTCCGAAGCAGCGCTGCGCTCCTTTGTGCTCCCCTCGTAAACTGTCCTTCAATGAAAACACGCCGGTCTTCTCCTCAGCCAAAATCCCCCTCTCTCCTATTTTACATCCATTGCCAAAGCGGCTACAAGAAACCCCCTGCTCAAACCCGATCCCCTGTACAGAGGGAAAGCTCCCTTCTACTCGACTCTTTCCTGTAAAAA aatcGGGTTATCAGAGTGTAAAGCAGGCTCTTCACACTGCAGTACCTGAACGTCTTCTCTCTCGTGAGGCAGAGAGAGCTGCCATCGTCTCCTTCCTGGAGAACCAGGTTGTGGCAGATAAACCCTCCAGCCTCTATATTTCTGGTGCTCCTGGCACAGGCAAGAGCGCCTGTCTGAACTGCGTCCTCCAGGAACAAAAG GCTCTGTTGAAAGGTGTTCAGACTGTGCTCGTCAACTGTATGAATCTGCGTAGCTCACATGCCATCTTTCCATTGTTGGGAGAGAGACTGGGGGTCCCAAAGGGCAACAGCGAGGCTCGGCTGGAGAAACTTCTGACCAGCTCTGGGCCCACTGT CCTGTTGGTTCTTGATGAGATGGACCAGTTGGACAGCAAGTCTCAGGAGGTTCTCTACACGATCTTTGAGTGGCCTTACCTGCCCAGCTCTCGCGTCTGTCTCATTG GTATTGCTAACGCATTGGACCTGACGGACCGTATTCTGCCTAGACTGCAGGCCAAACCACACTGCAGACCCAAGCTGCTCAACTTTCCTCCCTACAGTCGTGAGGAGCTTAATGCAATCGTTCAAGACCGGCTCACACAA GTGTCAGGGGAAGGTGTCTTGGACGCAGCGGCAGTTCAGTTCTGTGCCAGAAAAGTTTCAGCGGTGTCGGGAGATGCCCGCAAAGTGCTCGACATATGCAG GAGGGCTGTGGAGATTGTAGAAGCGGCTGACCGGTCTAAAATGGCATCCGAACCTGCAGCCAGTCCTAAAG TGTCGCGGGTGGGTGTTCCTCAGGTGGCGCAGGTTTTATCAGAGGTGTATGGTGACCGTATGGCATCCAGCAGCGGGGACGGCGAGAGCTTTCCTTTGCAGCAGAAGCTTCTGGTCTGCTGTCTGCTTCTTATCATCCGTAACGGCAAAAGCAAAGAGGTCCAGTTGGGCAAG CTGTGTGAAGCGTACAGTAAGCAGTGTAAGCAGAGGCAGGTGGGAGGCGTCGGACAGACCGAGTGTTTGTCTCTCTGCAGTCTGCTGGAGAGCAGAGGAATCTTCACACTCAAAAAGGCCAAGGAGGCTCGACTGACTAAA ATCTCCCTGAAGATTGAAGAGCGGGACGTAGAGAATGCTTTGAAGGATCGAACTCTCCTTGGTAGCATATTAGCAGCTGGTCTGCCATAA